In one Spirosoma rigui genomic region, the following are encoded:
- a CDS encoding secondary thiamine-phosphate synthase enzyme YjbQ, with product MQTVQQTLRLPAYPRGFHLITQTIERAFANELRQIRTGMLHVFIQHTSASLTINENADPTVRGDFERYFNRTVPENAPYYQHDYEGSDDMPAHLKAAILGHSVTIPITNGRLNLGTWQGIYLGEHRNDGGSRTLVLTAWGN from the coding sequence ATGCAAACCGTCCAGCAAACGCTCCGCCTGCCCGCCTACCCGCGCGGCTTTCACCTCATTACCCAGACCATCGAGCGGGCGTTCGCCAACGAACTTCGGCAGATTCGAACGGGTATGCTGCACGTCTTTATTCAGCATACATCGGCCAGCCTGACGATCAACGAAAACGCTGACCCTACGGTCCGGGGTGACTTCGAGCGGTATTTCAACAGGACCGTTCCCGAAAACGCTCCGTATTACCAGCATGATTACGAAGGGTCCGACGATATGCCCGCTCACCTGAAAGCGGCCATACTGGGCCATTCGGTCACGATCCCCATCACCAACGGTCGCCTGAACCTGGGCACCTGGCAGGGTATCTACCTCGGCGAACACCGCAACGATGGCGGCTCCCGAACGCTGGTCCTCACCGCCTGGGGAAACTAA
- a CDS encoding lysylphosphatidylglycerol synthase domain-containing protein, whose amino-acid sequence MSLKSTKKIGFWLKTAVLAGLVAYIVYVLRQQHFDWTLVQQQLRSVRHPERWALGLVLLTPLNWGFEALKWQILLQRVEPTTFRAAYRGVLAGLSLGFALPAQLGDTAGRVLSLRTSARAEAIGASLVSGGMQFYVALVFGTVAWLHYLAVVPERNNTAGQWLLALLVVLSLLGVVFGLVRQRLIGWLSTRPRLHRFARYWAVGGQYDGREIGRGLVVAALRYLVFSLQFYVAMRLVGVALPPDAAASGIGVVFLVKTITPAFNLLSDLGVREAAALWVFAPFDQTAGTVPAPVLITVTLTLWLVNILIPVLIGLLLVWRLTWSVR is encoded by the coding sequence TTGTCGCTGAAATCAACTAAAAAAATCGGTTTCTGGTTGAAAACTGCCGTTTTAGCCGGACTTGTAGCCTATATTGTCTATGTACTTCGTCAGCAACACTTCGACTGGACGCTCGTGCAGCAACAGCTCCGGTCGGTGCGCCACCCGGAGCGGTGGGCCCTTGGCCTTGTTCTGCTCACGCCCCTGAACTGGGGATTTGAAGCCCTGAAGTGGCAGATCCTGCTGCAGCGGGTGGAGCCCACGACGTTCCGGGCGGCCTACCGGGGGGTACTGGCTGGCCTGTCGCTGGGTTTTGCGCTGCCGGCCCAGCTGGGCGATACCGCCGGCCGGGTCCTGTCGTTACGAACCAGCGCCCGGGCCGAGGCCATCGGAGCATCGCTGGTATCGGGCGGCATGCAGTTCTACGTAGCGCTGGTCTTTGGGACCGTGGCCTGGTTGCACTACCTGGCGGTGGTTCCGGAACGAAATAATACGGCGGGGCAATGGCTGCTGGCGCTGCTGGTTGTACTTTCGCTGCTGGGTGTGGTGTTCGGGCTGGTACGCCAGCGGCTCATCGGCTGGCTATCGACCCGGCCGCGTCTGCACCGGTTCGCCCGGTACTGGGCGGTAGGCGGTCAGTACGACGGCCGGGAGATTGGGCGGGGGCTGGTGGTGGCGGCCCTGCGGTACCTGGTTTTTTCGCTGCAATTTTACGTTGCCATGCGGTTGGTGGGGGTGGCACTCCCGCCCGACGCAGCAGCCTCGGGGATTGGGGTCGTTTTTCTGGTCAAGACCATCACGCCCGCCTTTAACCTGCTCAGTGATCTGGGTGTCCGGGAGGCCGCTGCGTTGTGGGTGTTTGCCCCCTTCGACCAAACGGCCGGAACGGTACCCGCGCCTGTGCTCATTACCGTTACGCTGACGCTCTGGCTCGTTAACATCCTCATACCTGTGCTGATTGGGCTGCTGTTGGTCTGGCGGCTCACCTGGTCCGTTCGCTGA
- a CDS encoding glycosyltransferase family 9 protein, with protein sequence MPKRIAIFRALNLGDLLCAVPSFRALRRAYPDAHIALISLPWAQEFVDRFPAYLDEFILFPGWPGLPGQPLDPPRTVQFLQAMQARQWDVVLQQQDNGSLANTLLALVGAAAVGGFHPTDQPEWFAVRPDLFMPYPEGEHEIRRHVRLMSFLGISDQGYDLEFPLTDDDRTAARPLQTTHGLSPGSYVCMHPGGVSGRRWPAANFARVGNALAEYGLTIVLTGTPGEQPVVQEVRDQIRFPTVSVVGKTSLGTLSVLLRESAMLISNDTGVSHVAAANAVNSVIVFTSADPAQWAPLDAGRHRVVHETEPDAVERVILEATRFLPPTRAPRAER encoded by the coding sequence ATGCCCAAACGTATTGCCATCTTTCGGGCGCTGAACCTGGGCGATCTGCTCTGTGCCGTCCCCTCCTTCCGGGCGCTGCGCCGGGCCTATCCCGACGCCCACATTGCGCTCATCAGCCTGCCCTGGGCTCAGGAATTTGTCGACCGTTTTCCGGCATATCTCGACGAGTTCATCTTGTTTCCCGGCTGGCCCGGCTTGCCCGGACAACCCCTCGATCCACCCCGGACGGTGCAGTTCCTACAGGCGATGCAGGCCCGGCAGTGGGATGTGGTTCTGCAGCAGCAGGACAACGGCAGCCTGGCTAATACCCTGCTGGCCCTGGTTGGAGCGGCAGCCGTGGGTGGGTTTCACCCCACGGACCAGCCCGAGTGGTTCGCGGTCAGGCCGGATCTGTTCATGCCTTATCCCGAAGGTGAACATGAGATCAGGCGGCATGTCCGACTGATGTCGTTCCTGGGGATTTCCGACCAGGGCTATGACCTGGAGTTCCCCCTTACCGACGACGACCGAACGGCGGCCCGGCCGTTACAGACGACCCACGGCCTGAGCCCGGGATCCTACGTATGTATGCACCCGGGGGGCGTGTCGGGGCGTCGGTGGCCCGCGGCTAACTTCGCCCGCGTGGGTAATGCACTCGCCGAATACGGCCTGACAATCGTGCTCACCGGCACGCCCGGTGAGCAGCCCGTTGTGCAGGAGGTACGGGACCAGATTCGCTTTCCTACGGTCAGCGTCGTGGGCAAAACCAGCCTGGGTACGCTGTCGGTACTGCTCAGGGAATCGGCAATGCTGATCAGTAATGACACGGGCGTATCACACGTAGCAGCGGCCAATGCGGTCAACAGTGTGATCGTGTTCACCTCGGCCGACCCCGCTCAGTGGGCCCCCCTCGATGCCGGTCGCCACCGCGTCGTTCACGAAACCGAACCCGACGCAGTAGAGCGGGTAATCCTGGAAGCCACGCGGTTCCTGCCCCCCACGCGCGCCCCCCGTGCGGAGCGTTAA
- a CDS encoding glycosyltransferase, with amino-acid sequence MPDTEVAPDISVLIAARNEETTIVACLRAVEALEYPAGRFEVLIGNDQSTDATAAVVANYIADKPAFRLITTVDSPAGLRGKANVLAQLAQQARGEYLFFTDADTQVSPDWLTAMRGQFTGRVGVVTGVTLPDGPRLFHQLQGIDWLYNLTLTHLMSSFGVALTAMGNNMAVSRAAYTAVGGYESLPFSVVEDYTLFKTIVAKGYDFRNVLTEAVLARTRPVDSLRQFLDQRKRWMRGATDLPGWIVIALYAQYLAGPLLLLLGWLSPVLAVGGYLLKIFIQTLVISFGLGRLRQTSLMPYALLFEIYQLIIGPLSVLYYLSPRPIEWKGREYR; translated from the coding sequence ATGCCGGATACTGAGGTGGCTCCCGACATCAGTGTGCTGATTGCCGCCCGGAACGAAGAAACAACGATTGTCGCGTGCCTGCGGGCAGTGGAAGCACTGGAGTACCCCGCCGGCCGGTTCGAAGTCCTGATCGGCAATGACCAGTCGACCGACGCGACAGCCGCTGTGGTAGCGAACTACATCGCCGATAAACCTGCTTTCCGGTTGATCACCACCGTCGACAGTCCCGCGGGCCTGCGCGGCAAGGCGAACGTACTGGCGCAACTGGCGCAGCAGGCGCGGGGTGAGTACCTGTTTTTCACTGATGCCGATACGCAGGTGTCACCCGACTGGCTCACGGCCATGCGCGGGCAGTTTACGGGCAGGGTAGGGGTTGTCACCGGTGTTACGTTACCCGACGGCCCCCGGCTATTCCACCAGCTTCAGGGCATCGACTGGCTTTACAACCTGACACTCACGCACCTGATGAGCAGCTTTGGGGTTGCCCTCACGGCCATGGGTAACAACATGGCTGTGTCGCGGGCGGCTTACACCGCCGTTGGTGGCTACGAATCCCTGCCGTTTTCGGTGGTGGAAGACTACACGCTTTTCAAAACCATCGTAGCGAAGGGGTACGACTTTCGGAACGTACTGACCGAGGCTGTGCTGGCCCGAACCCGCCCCGTCGATTCGCTGCGCCAGTTTCTGGACCAGCGTAAACGCTGGATGCGGGGTGCCACCGATTTGCCGGGCTGGATTGTCATTGCGTTGTATGCTCAGTACCTCGCCGGACCGCTGCTGCTGTTGCTCGGCTGGCTGTCGCCGGTACTGGCGGTGGGGGGGTACCTGCTGAAGATTTTTATCCAGACTCTCGTTATTTCGTTCGGTTTGGGCCGGCTACGGCAAACCAGCCTGATGCCTTACGCGTTGTTATTCGAGATCTATCAACTTATCATCGGCCCCCTGTCGGTCCTGTACTACCTGTCCCCACGCCCGATCGAGTGGAAAGGACGGGAGTACCGGTAA
- a CDS encoding glycosyltransferase, with translation MRDGRINHLGVIILFLVSGLYALFTGLLWVTWLRMPAFRSPAPTPDGPTITVIIPVRNEAENIGYLLDDLSRQSYRRFEVIVADDSSTDDTLAICRDYVRRVPYALHPLPLTDERTASPKKRAISQSIALATGDLIITTDGDCRVGPGWLLAFAGYYRQTGAKLISGPVTFTDSATGPSDSSDPRHEAPTPTARRLFAALQTVEFASLIGSGACTMALGKPTMCNGANLCYEKRVFVEVGGFAGVDHLASGDDEFLMHKVSARYPDGVRFLKSRGAMVETRSHASLRAFYQQRKRWASKWKAYESWLPTALAVFVFMSNAAPVVALAGWWLGFLPGNAALAVIGLKAVTEFLFLRQILVFLQKKSAVGFIPLTQLIYPFYVVFFGLAAQGKGYRWKGRNLE, from the coding sequence ATGCGTGACGGCCGGATTAACCATCTTGGTGTGATCATCCTGTTTCTTGTAAGTGGTTTATACGCGCTGTTCACCGGGCTGCTGTGGGTCACCTGGCTGCGGATGCCCGCGTTCCGCTCCCCGGCGCCCACCCCCGATGGACCTACTATTACGGTGATTATTCCCGTTCGTAACGAAGCGGAAAATATTGGCTATCTGCTCGACGATCTCAGCCGCCAGTCCTACCGTCGCTTTGAGGTCATCGTTGCCGATGACTCTTCCACGGATGACACCCTGGCCATCTGCCGGGACTACGTCCGTCGGGTGCCCTATGCCCTGCACCCGCTGCCCCTGACCGACGAGCGGACGGCCTCGCCCAAGAAACGCGCCATCAGCCAGAGCATCGCACTGGCCACCGGCGACCTGATCATTACGACCGACGGTGACTGCCGCGTGGGCCCCGGCTGGCTGTTGGCCTTCGCGGGCTATTACCGGCAGACGGGGGCCAAACTAATCTCCGGCCCGGTTACGTTTACAGACTCAGCCACCGGACCATCCGACTCGTCCGATCCCCGCCATGAGGCCCCGACCCCAACGGCCCGACGCTTGTTTGCGGCTTTGCAAACGGTGGAATTTGCCAGTTTGATCGGCTCGGGCGCGTGCACGATGGCGTTGGGAAAACCAACCATGTGCAACGGAGCCAACCTTTGCTACGAAAAGCGGGTCTTCGTTGAGGTGGGCGGTTTTGCGGGCGTCGACCACCTGGCTTCGGGCGATGATGAGTTCCTGATGCACAAGGTGTCTGCTCGCTATCCCGACGGGGTACGTTTTCTCAAAAGCCGCGGGGCCATGGTAGAGACCCGGTCCCATGCGTCGCTGCGGGCGTTTTACCAGCAACGCAAACGCTGGGCGAGTAAGTGGAAAGCCTACGAAAGCTGGCTGCCTACCGCGCTCGCTGTCTTTGTTTTTATGAGTAATGCCGCCCCCGTGGTGGCGCTGGCAGGCTGGTGGCTCGGTTTTTTACCCGGAAATGCGGCACTGGCCGTTATCGGGTTAAAGGCGGTAACCGAGTTTTTGTTTTTACGGCAGATTCTTGTTTTTTTACAAAAAAAATCGGCTGTCGGATTTATCCCGTTAACGCAGTTGATCTATCCGTTCTATGTAGTTTTCTTTGGCCTGGCCGCCCAGGGTAAGGGCTACCGCTGGAAAGGCCGAAACCTGGAATGA
- a CDS encoding polysaccharide deacetylase family protein: protein MPFFLHKSNFLIRTVYPEFWWKIDDEASPTIYLTFDDGPIPDVTTFVLEQLDKYAAQATFFCIGDNVRKHTDVLFQVLEAGHMVGNHTYNHLNGWKTDDTVYLENIQKCQQQLGVETALFRPPYGRIRKTQAAQVIEKYSIVMWDVLTGDFDRKLPADVCLRKTIQYTEPGSIVVFHDSLKAWPTMRYVLPRMLAHFAERGYSFRAVPQPVYAGY from the coding sequence TTGCCTTTCTTTCTCCATAAGTCCAACTTCCTCATCCGGACCGTCTACCCCGAATTCTGGTGGAAAATCGACGATGAAGCCTCGCCAACGATTTACCTGACGTTCGACGACGGACCCATTCCCGATGTGACCACGTTCGTGCTGGAGCAACTGGATAAGTACGCGGCCCAGGCAACGTTCTTCTGCATCGGCGACAACGTCCGAAAACATACCGACGTCCTGTTTCAGGTGCTCGAAGCGGGGCATATGGTCGGTAACCATACCTACAACCACCTCAACGGCTGGAAAACCGACGATACGGTCTATCTGGAAAATATCCAAAAATGCCAGCAGCAGCTCGGCGTGGAAACGGCGCTGTTCCGGCCCCCTTACGGCCGGATCCGGAAAACGCAGGCGGCCCAGGTCATTGAGAAATACTCGATCGTGATGTGGGACGTGCTGACCGGTGATTTTGACCGGAAGCTCCCCGCCGACGTGTGCCTGCGCAAAACCATTCAGTACACCGAGCCCGGCTCCATCGTCGTTTTCCACGACAGCCTGAAAGCCTGGCCCACTATGCGCTACGTCCTGCCCCGGATGCTGGCGCATTTCGCCGAGCGCGGCTATTCGTTCCGGGCAGTTCCCCAACCCGTCTATGCCGGATACTGA
- a CDS encoding TatD family hydrolase — protein MLLIDTHAHIYDPQFEGERDAMLDRATAQQISQIWMPNCARETIPGMMALADQYPERCLPMMGLHPAYVTETVEDELAAVEDHLNRNAFMAVGEIGLDFYWDMTYVEQQFMAFETQLRWAAGQRLPVSMHTRSGHDRNAFAEAADLIEHLALPGLTGIFHCFVGTLDEARRAIDMGFKLGIGGVATFKNGGLDTVLPHIGLDHIVLETDAPYLAPVPYRGKRNEPAYLRLIAQRVADLNQIHIDDVARHTTANALSLLPVLYANLLPE, from the coding sequence ATGCTTCTTATCGATACCCACGCGCATATTTATGATCCTCAGTTTGAGGGCGAGCGCGACGCCATGCTGGACCGGGCAACGGCTCAGCAGATCAGCCAGATCTGGATGCCGAACTGCGCCCGGGAAACTATTCCGGGTATGATGGCCCTGGCCGACCAGTATCCCGAACGCTGTTTACCCATGATGGGCCTGCACCCGGCTTATGTCACCGAAACCGTGGAAGACGAACTCGCGGCCGTTGAAGACCACCTGAACCGCAACGCGTTCATGGCCGTCGGGGAGATCGGGCTGGATTTTTACTGGGATATGACGTACGTGGAGCAGCAGTTTATGGCTTTCGAGACGCAGCTGCGCTGGGCCGCCGGGCAACGGTTGCCCGTGTCGATGCATACCCGCTCGGGTCACGACCGGAACGCCTTCGCCGAAGCCGCTGACCTCATTGAACACTTGGCTTTACCCGGCCTGACGGGTATCTTTCACTGTTTTGTGGGTACCCTCGATGAGGCCCGGCGCGCCATCGATATGGGTTTCAAGCTGGGCATCGGGGGCGTAGCTACGTTCAAGAACGGGGGACTCGATACGGTGTTGCCCCACATTGGCCTGGACCATATCGTGCTCGAAACCGACGCGCCGTACCTGGCTCCGGTGCCCTACCGGGGCAAACGAAACGAGCCGGCCTACCTGCGATTGATTGCCCAGCGGGTCGCTGATCTTAACCAGATCCACATCGACGACGTAGCGCGGCACACCACCGCCAATGCACTATCGCTCCTGCCCGTTCTGTACGCCAATTTGTTGCCGGAGTAG
- the ruvC gene encoding crossover junction endodeoxyribonuclease RuvC: protein MIITAKNATVLPEKIILGIDPGTQIAGYGIISIQGGVMRMIQYGVIELNKYTTYQLKLQKLYETIIRLIEEHKPDEMAIEDPFFGKNVQAMLKLGRAQGVVMAAALSRNIPIVEYAPRRIKQSVTGNGNATKDQVSHMVGHLLKEDLNPKFFDATDALAIAVCHHFHENALPVAPGKKNKKGAWGAFVSENAGRVSS from the coding sequence ATGATTATTACCGCCAAAAACGCCACTGTCCTGCCCGAAAAGATAATTCTGGGCATTGACCCCGGCACGCAGATTGCCGGCTACGGCATTATTTCGATTCAGGGGGGCGTTATGCGAATGATTCAGTACGGCGTTATTGAATTGAACAAATATACGACCTACCAGCTGAAGCTCCAGAAACTCTACGAAACCATCATCCGGCTCATCGAAGAACACAAGCCCGACGAGATGGCGATCGAAGATCCGTTTTTTGGTAAGAACGTGCAGGCAATGCTCAAGCTGGGTCGGGCGCAGGGTGTGGTGATGGCGGCTGCTCTCTCGCGCAACATTCCCATTGTGGAGTACGCCCCCCGGCGCATTAAACAGTCGGTAACGGGCAACGGCAACGCCACCAAAGACCAGGTGTCGCACATGGTTGGGCATTTGCTGAAGGAAGACCTGAACCCTAAGTTTTTCGACGCGACCGACGCGCTGGCGATTGCCGTTTGCCACCACTTCCACGAGAACGCGCTACCCGTTGCACCCGGCAAGAAAAATAAGAAAGGCGCCTGGGGTGCGTTCGTGAGTGAGAACGCAGGTCGGGTAAGCAGTTAG